One part of the Sphingobacterium sp. LZ7M1 genome encodes these proteins:
- a CDS encoding M28 family peptidase produces MKRIYLICLLLSYQFASAQDNLKTDFQRIYEDINTNSEAYERLKYSTENLGHRLTGSEQGKKAEEHVFNLLKSYGYEVQYQPFSAQSWARESLHLKLNNSEVPTVSLAHSPVKVDITADLVDLGNGLEADYQKVGDQVKGKIALVYLHILPNSGENLKNLHRSEKTALAEKYGAKGIVFINSVKGNVLLTGTASITGKLIDIPAICIGLEDGMKWKETLAKEKVKAEINMRNKAEEATARNIIVSIKGSELPEEKIVIGGHLDSWDLATGAIDNGLGSYAIIDMARTFKKLNLKPKRSIDFVLFMGEEQGLLGSKAYVAEAIKNGTLGQIKYMLNFDMTNAPTGFSTSRDEMMPLLDSFGGVYAEVDTDFKNKNASGAGLHSDHQPFMMQGIPTGSATGGKLPNNAGLYYHSDNDVFSLVDKKGLEQTVKVGAAYLYALANAKAIPAQRFSDDEIVKFLESKGLKEPLMISGEWRWGK; encoded by the coding sequence ATGAAAAGAATTTACCTAATCTGCCTTTTATTAAGTTATCAGTTTGCATCAGCACAAGATAATCTGAAAACCGACTTCCAGCGTATTTATGAAGATATCAATACCAATTCGGAAGCCTATGAACGTTTAAAATACAGTACCGAAAACCTAGGACATCGCTTAACGGGTTCTGAACAGGGCAAGAAAGCCGAAGAGCATGTGTTCAACCTCCTGAAGTCCTATGGTTATGAGGTCCAATACCAACCGTTTTCCGCGCAGAGCTGGGCTCGTGAATCGTTGCACCTCAAGCTCAACAACAGCGAGGTGCCGACCGTTTCTTTGGCGCATTCTCCTGTCAAGGTCGATATCACCGCGGATTTAGTCGATCTAGGCAATGGGCTGGAGGCCGACTATCAAAAGGTTGGCGATCAAGTCAAAGGGAAAATTGCCTTGGTCTACCTGCACATTCTCCCTAATTCTGGAGAGAACCTAAAAAATCTACACCGTTCCGAAAAGACAGCCTTAGCTGAGAAATATGGTGCTAAAGGGATTGTATTTATCAACAGTGTCAAGGGCAATGTACTGCTGACTGGTACAGCTTCCATTACCGGGAAATTGATCGATATCCCAGCGATCTGTATCGGTTTGGAGGATGGTATGAAATGGAAAGAGACCTTAGCCAAAGAAAAGGTAAAGGCCGAAATCAATATGCGCAATAAGGCGGAGGAAGCAACGGCCAGGAATATTATTGTTTCCATTAAAGGTTCTGAGCTGCCCGAAGAAAAGATCGTTATTGGGGGCCACCTAGACAGTTGGGACCTAGCGACCGGAGCTATTGACAATGGTTTGGGATCCTATGCGATTATTGATATGGCAAGAACTTTCAAAAAGCTGAACCTAAAACCAAAGCGTTCCATTGATTTCGTCCTCTTTATGGGCGAGGAACAAGGTTTGTTAGGTTCAAAAGCCTATGTAGCTGAAGCCATCAAGAATGGGACCTTGGGTCAGATCAAATATATGTTGAACTTTGATATGACCAATGCGCCTACAGGATTCTCGACAAGTAGAGATGAAATGATGCCTTTATTGGACTCCTTTGGCGGAGTATATGCCGAAGTGGATACCGATTTTAAGAATAAAAATGCCTCAGGGGCAGGATTGCACAGCGATCACCAGCCATTTATGATGCAAGGGATCCCTACAGGATCTGCAACAGGAGGCAAGTTGCCTAACAATGCCGGCTTATATTACCATTCTGACAATGACGTTTTCAGCCTAGTGGATAAAAAGGGATTGGAGCAGACCGTGAAAGTAGGTGCAGCCTACCTATATGCCTTGGCCAATGCCAAAGCAATCCCAGCACAACGTTTTTCGGATGATGAAATTGTGAAATTCTTGGAATCTAAAGGGTTGAAAGAGCCTCTAATGATCTCAGGAGAATGGCGTTGGGGGAAATAA
- the pncA gene encoding bifunctional nicotinamidase/pyrazinamidase encodes MKALIIVDVQYDFLPGGSLEVAKGDEILPIINSIQKDYDLVVATQDWHPQEHLSFASKHEGKLPFEVIDLDGLEQVLWPDHCVQESYGAQISEDLDSSRIEAIFRKGMDPRVDSYSGFYDNGKRKDTGLAGYLKARKIDEVHVCGLAADFCVFFTAMDAISEGFKTSIISKATKAIDKGAFMEKKNTFIQAGGSLI; translated from the coding sequence ATGAAGGCACTGATTATTGTAGATGTTCAATACGATTTTTTACCGGGCGGATCATTGGAAGTAGCTAAAGGCGATGAAATCCTCCCTATTATAAACAGTATCCAAAAAGATTACGATTTAGTGGTTGCAACGCAGGATTGGCACCCCCAAGAACACCTGAGCTTTGCTAGCAAACACGAAGGCAAATTGCCGTTTGAGGTCATTGATCTGGATGGCCTTGAACAAGTCCTATGGCCAGATCATTGCGTGCAGGAAAGCTATGGCGCACAGATATCTGAAGATCTAGATAGCAGCCGAATTGAGGCCATCTTTAGAAAAGGCATGGACCCCAGAGTTGATAGCTATAGCGGTTTCTATGATAACGGCAAAAGGAAAGACACGGGACTGGCAGGTTACTTGAAGGCAAGAAAGATCGACGAAGTGCATGTATGTGGATTAGCGGCAGACTTCTGCGTATTCTTTACGGCAATGGATGCTATTTCGGAAGGTTTCAAGACCAGCATTATTTCCAAGGCAACAAAAGCGATAGATAAAGGTGCTTTCATGGAAAAGAAAAACACCTTTATCCAGGCAGGGGGTTCATTAATCTAA
- a CDS encoding response regulator transcription factor: MTNILYVEDEESLAMIVSDSLEEHGFEVRHVLNGQQAIVFHNKYKPDIIVLDVMMPIMDGFTTAKEIRKNDLLTPIIFLTAMTQTEDVVKGFKLGANDYIRKPFKIEELIVRIEAALKKVGQSMSPSKLILGNYTLDSAKNTLSIGDSTEKLSYRESELLKRLIENKDKVVPRDEIIRTYWSNDTYFTGRSLDVFISRIRKYLAQDERIKISNIRGVGYMLSVD, from the coding sequence ATGACAAACATCTTATATGTAGAAGACGAGGAAAGCCTGGCCATGATTGTTTCTGACAGTTTGGAGGAACATGGTTTTGAAGTTCGGCATGTGCTGAATGGACAGCAGGCTATTGTATTCCATAACAAGTACAAACCGGATATTATTGTATTGGATGTGATGATGCCTATCATGGATGGATTCACGACGGCAAAGGAGATCAGGAAGAACGACCTCCTCACACCCATTATTTTCCTGACTGCGATGACGCAGACGGAAGATGTGGTCAAGGGCTTTAAATTAGGAGCTAACGACTATATTCGGAAACCTTTTAAAATCGAGGAACTGATTGTCCGGATCGAGGCTGCGCTCAAAAAGGTGGGACAAAGCATGTCCCCTAGCAAATTGATTCTCGGAAATTACACCCTCGATAGTGCAAAAAACACCCTCAGCATTGGGGATTCCACCGAAAAGCTCTCCTATAGGGAATCTGAACTGCTGAAGAGACTGATCGAAAACAAGGATAAGGTTGTCCCGCGAGACGAAATTATCCGTACCTATTGGAGCAATGACACGTATTTCACCGGTCGTAGCTTGGATGTGTTCATCAGCCGCATCCGGAAATACCTCGCTCAGGATGAACGGATCAAGATCAGCAATATCCGTGGAGTTGGTTATATGCTGTCGGTCGATTAA
- a CDS encoding sensor histidine kinase KdpD — protein MLKKYKILLASIVLTIAGIIVVLGFWLFGSYFGHKQFFLGMTEHELFDVVQDFYSENEEQIQKENQNQRKDRIDRLSIAFKEKYPQINVDTIKSIFENQNFNRKNDRQNGSDSTGNSKSKMSRHFISSYVVRTINWNEATIDSLQIRLEKSLRERDMYSPFILQISNLPNEEERNKEFYHQRYKESKSRPIVIDQSENLYLEVDYINPTVYLLKQIGWQLFFSLMLIIALIGTFWTLLVTIRKQNQLAKMRKAFVNNMTHELKTPVSTVMAAIESLQRYGAKDDKERMNRYLSISRQELEHLSDMIERVLQVDVAETNGVLLEKTWFDLDNLIDESMENAKLFAKKEVDIQKTLTGDSFQIFADQAHIKNVINNLLDNAIKYAGDQVKINIALSENGDRYTLSIQDNGIGIPKAYQKGVFDLFFRVPSGNIHNVKGFGLGLAYVKQIVQQHQGTIDLSSEEAVGSTFVIDLPKQS, from the coding sequence ATGTTAAAAAAGTATAAAATATTGCTTGCTTCTATTGTCCTCACCATCGCTGGGATTATCGTTGTGCTGGGTTTTTGGTTATTTGGAAGTTATTTCGGCCATAAACAGTTCTTTTTGGGGATGACCGAACATGAGCTATTTGATGTGGTTCAGGACTTTTACAGCGAAAACGAGGAGCAAATCCAGAAGGAAAACCAAAATCAACGTAAGGACAGAATTGATAGGCTATCCATTGCTTTTAAGGAAAAATATCCGCAAATAAATGTAGATACCATAAAAAGCATCTTCGAGAACCAGAATTTCAACCGCAAGAACGATCGACAGAACGGAAGTGACTCCACAGGCAATTCCAAGAGCAAGATGAGCCGGCATTTTATTTCATCCTATGTCGTGCGTACCATCAATTGGAACGAGGCTACCATTGACTCCTTGCAGATTCGCCTGGAAAAATCATTAAGGGAAAGGGACATGTACTCGCCTTTTATATTGCAGATATCAAATCTGCCCAATGAAGAGGAGCGCAATAAGGAATTTTACCACCAACGCTATAAGGAAAGTAAATCTAGGCCCATTGTAATCGACCAAAGCGAAAACCTTTATCTCGAAGTGGATTACATCAATCCTACTGTTTACCTATTAAAGCAGATCGGTTGGCAGCTTTTCTTCTCATTAATGTTGATCATTGCGTTGATCGGAACATTCTGGACCCTGTTGGTGACCATCCGCAAACAGAACCAATTGGCCAAGATGCGGAAGGCCTTTGTGAACAACATGACCCATGAGCTAAAGACACCTGTCTCAACGGTAATGGCTGCCATAGAGTCTCTACAGCGTTATGGCGCAAAGGATGACAAAGAACGGATGAATAGGTACCTATCGATTTCCCGTCAGGAACTGGAGCACCTCTCTGACATGATAGAAAGGGTGTTGCAGGTGGATGTCGCTGAAACTAACGGCGTCTTGCTCGAAAAGACTTGGTTTGATCTCGACAACTTGATCGATGAATCGATGGAGAACGCTAAACTGTTTGCCAAAAAGGAAGTAGATATCCAAAAAACGCTTACCGGAGACTCCTTCCAAATCTTTGCGGATCAAGCCCATATCAAAAATGTCATCAACAACCTGCTCGACAATGCCATCAAGTATGCTGGAGATCAGGTAAAAATAAATATCGCCCTTTCTGAAAACGGTGACAGATACACACTTTCCATACAAGATAATGGCATAGGAATTCCTAAAGCCTATCAAAAAGGGGTGTTCGACCTGTTCTTCCGCGTGCCATCCGGCAACATTCACAATGTGAAAGGCTTCGGACTAGGCCTTGCCTATGTAAAGCAAATCGTACAGCAACATCAAGGGACTATCGATTTGAGCAGCGAAGAGGCAGTTGGCAGTACTTTTGTTATAGATTTACCAAAGCAGTCCTAA
- a CDS encoding DUF4270 family protein — protein sequence MIKQLRIILFATLGLSALFTVSCDKDMSISLDNDNLDNLNVTSDDTLSATVSTLQMPNIPTSGSGVVLVGKVSQPTTGSLKSTSYFRLNPTGITSDIPTNAKFDSLNLVLVPSYWRIAYGDTTKLQTISAHRLTQSLETKTIDNSFNGQPNPFYITGPAIFGHQKVSYSANELGSVKFLPKKSKKDTVSIRLNDALGTEFFNKIKASDIAFNSASNFQEYFKGLSLVSAETNTAIIGFSDTLQVKVNYSYLGSDGFKKTGSKVLNMTEKAFQYNQFDKDVQGTVFEGLSSTKALESKNTAGITYLQGGTGVVTEIKFPALKEFLAQQGLAVNKAELIIELETLHTGYMPAIPNPILMIADNRIPLSYVHQPFGRDPQFAQYIKSDNLGKKGRYTFNMIEYIKNTTDAEWGNKSLFLSMFPTAGLGFTPYTSVLATQNNEPKVKLNIVYTKFK from the coding sequence ATGATTAAACAATTACGAATTATTCTTTTTGCTACTCTTGGTTTAAGTGCACTCTTTACAGTAAGTTGTGATAAGGATATGTCAATCTCGTTGGATAACGACAATCTTGATAACCTAAACGTAACCTCAGATGATACGCTGAGTGCTACCGTTTCCACCTTGCAGATGCCAAATATCCCTACCTCAGGTAGCGGAGTGGTCTTGGTAGGTAAAGTTTCACAACCAACCACTGGTAGTTTGAAGTCTACTTCATATTTCCGACTAAACCCTACAGGTATAACCAGTGATATCCCAACAAATGCCAAATTTGACTCCTTAAACTTAGTGTTGGTACCAAGTTATTGGAGGATTGCATATGGTGATACCACGAAACTTCAGACCATTTCTGCACACCGATTGACCCAATCTTTAGAAACAAAAACTATAGATAATTCATTCAATGGGCAGCCAAATCCATTTTATATCACTGGACCGGCTATTTTTGGCCATCAAAAGGTCAGCTATTCAGCAAATGAATTGGGTTCTGTAAAGTTCTTGCCTAAGAAGTCGAAGAAGGATACGGTTTCCATTCGCTTGAATGATGCGTTGGGTACGGAGTTCTTCAACAAGATCAAAGCTTCTGATATCGCATTCAATTCAGCTTCCAATTTCCAAGAATACTTTAAAGGCTTGAGTTTGGTTTCTGCGGAAACGAATACAGCGATTATCGGCTTCTCTGACACCCTACAGGTTAAGGTTAACTATTCCTACCTAGGGTCGGATGGTTTCAAGAAGACCGGATCTAAAGTGTTAAACATGACCGAAAAGGCTTTCCAGTACAATCAATTTGACAAGGATGTACAGGGGACAGTATTTGAAGGATTGAGTTCAACCAAAGCCCTTGAGAGCAAGAATACGGCTGGAATCACCTATTTACAAGGTGGAACAGGTGTTGTTACTGAAATCAAGTTTCCTGCATTAAAGGAATTCTTGGCCCAACAGGGACTGGCTGTCAATAAAGCAGAACTGATTATTGAATTGGAAACCTTGCATACCGGTTATATGCCAGCTATTCCAAACCCAATATTAATGATTGCTGATAATAGGATTCCGCTTTCTTATGTGCATCAGCCATTTGGAAGGGACCCTCAATTTGCGCAATACATTAAATCAGATAATTTAGGAAAAAAAGGTAGGTATACTTTTAATATGATTGAGTATATTAAAAATACCACGGATGCAGAATGGGGTAATAAATCTTTATTCTTATCCATGTTCCCGACCGCAGGTCTAGGTTTTACACCTTATACCAGCGTTTTGGCGACACAAAACAATGAACCGAAAGTTAAATTAAATATCGTATATACAAAATTTAAATAG
- a CDS encoding kelch repeat-containing protein, producing the protein MIGAFAITTFNSCKKEESTDTDTGPTEWETSIVLTGKPRNGAATFTINDVAYLVGGQMKNNELLSDSYSFDGTSWTKKAEFTGPKRHSGVGFAVAGKGYVGLGFGNDGVTSGPLKDFYQYDPATNAWKKIADFPGDARHSAVAFTLGNAAYVGLGGNNATDETFSDFYKYDPATDKWTEIATSFSNKKMGAYAFVINNVAYVGGGISNGVPTNDFYSFDGTKWEKKKSLTEDNKDARRVNASAFTIGSNGYVVSGRSQTGVVSTVWKYNPAENAWSDGSESIPSAREKSVAFAIKGKGYISTGNSGTGSFFDDTYVFTPVR; encoded by the coding sequence TTGATAGGAGCCTTCGCAATTACTACATTTAACTCATGTAAAAAAGAGGAATCAACAGATACAGATACTGGTCCAACTGAATGGGAAACATCTATCGTTCTAACAGGTAAACCAAGAAATGGTGCTGCAACATTTACAATCAATGACGTAGCTTATTTAGTGGGTGGACAAATGAAAAATAATGAGTTATTAAGTGACTCTTATTCATTCGACGGTACTTCTTGGACTAAAAAAGCAGAATTCACTGGCCCTAAAAGACATAGTGGAGTTGGCTTTGCAGTTGCTGGAAAAGGATATGTAGGATTAGGTTTTGGAAATGACGGTGTTACTTCCGGACCTCTAAAAGATTTTTATCAGTATGACCCTGCAACTAATGCATGGAAAAAAATTGCTGATTTCCCAGGTGATGCTCGTCATTCTGCAGTTGCATTTACTTTAGGTAATGCAGCATACGTAGGATTAGGTGGTAATAATGCTACCGATGAGACTTTCTCAGATTTCTATAAATATGATCCAGCTACAGATAAATGGACTGAAATTGCTACTTCATTCAGCAACAAGAAAATGGGTGCTTATGCATTCGTGATCAATAATGTAGCTTATGTAGGTGGAGGTATTTCCAATGGTGTTCCAACAAATGATTTCTATTCATTTGATGGTACTAAATGGGAAAAGAAAAAATCCCTTACTGAAGATAACAAAGATGCAAGACGCGTTAATGCAAGTGCATTTACTATTGGCAGCAATGGTTATGTAGTTTCAGGACGCTCTCAAACTGGTGTTGTAAGTACAGTATGGAAATATAATCCAGCTGAAAACGCGTGGTCTGATGGTAGCGAATCTATCCCTTCAGCTCGTGAAAAATCAGTTGCTTTCGCAATCAAAGGAAAAGGTTACATCAGTACTGGTAATTCTGGAACTGGCTCTTTCTTCGATGACACTTACGTGTTCACTCCAGTTAGATAA
- a CDS encoding aspartate-semialdehyde dehydrogenase, giving the protein MKVAVVGATGLVGSEMLTVLAERNFPVTELIPVASERSKGKEIEFKGKKYKVVTASEAIALKPDVALFSAGGSTSTEYAPLFAEAGITVIDNSSAWRMDPSKKLIVPEVNGDVLTAEDKIIANPNCSTIQMVVVMKPLHEKYKIKRVVVSTYQSVTGTGVKAVDQLMNERNGVEGEKAYPYQIDLNVIPHIDVFQDNGYTKEEMKMIQETNKIMGDDSIKVTATTVRIPVIGGHSESVNIEFENEFDLADVRAALEAQEGVVVVDNPANLEYPMPKDAHGKDEVFVGRIRRDETQEKTLNLWVVADNLRKGAATNAVQVAELLSAKGLI; this is encoded by the coding sequence ATGAAAGTTGCAGTAGTAGGCGCGACTGGTCTAGTCGGGTCAGAAATGTTGACAGTGTTAGCGGAACGTAATTTCCCGGTTACAGAATTGATTCCTGTTGCTTCTGAAAGAAGTAAGGGTAAGGAAATCGAATTCAAGGGAAAGAAGTATAAGGTCGTGACTGCATCTGAAGCTATTGCTCTTAAACCTGATGTAGCCCTTTTCTCTGCTGGCGGCAGCACTTCTACGGAATATGCTCCCCTATTCGCGGAAGCTGGAATTACCGTTATCGACAATTCATCCGCTTGGCGTATGGACCCGAGCAAGAAATTGATCGTGCCTGAAGTAAATGGCGATGTATTGACTGCTGAAGACAAAATCATTGCAAACCCAAACTGTTCAACCATTCAAATGGTTGTCGTTATGAAGCCTTTGCATGAAAAATATAAAATCAAACGTGTTGTCGTATCTACTTACCAATCCGTAACCGGTACGGGCGTAAAAGCTGTTGATCAATTGATGAACGAGCGTAATGGCGTGGAAGGCGAAAAAGCTTATCCTTACCAGATCGACCTGAACGTAATTCCTCATATCGATGTATTCCAGGACAATGGATACACGAAAGAGGAAATGAAGATGATCCAAGAAACCAACAAGATCATGGGCGACGATTCCATCAAGGTTACGGCTACAACCGTACGTATCCCTGTAATCGGTGGTCACTCTGAATCGGTAAACATCGAGTTTGAAAACGAATTCGACTTGGCGGATGTACGTGCAGCCCTTGAAGCGCAAGAAGGTGTAGTGGTGGTAGATAATCCTGCCAACCTAGAATACCCAATGCCTAAAGATGCACACGGCAAGGACGAAGTATTCGTTGGTCGAATCCGTAGAGATGAGACCCAAGAGAAAACATTGAACCTATGGGTAGTTGCCGACAACCTTCGTAAAGGTGCGGCAACCAATGCGGTTCAAGTTGCAGAACTTTTATCTGCTAAAGGACTTATCTAA
- a CDS encoding NAD-dependent epimerase/dehydratase family protein codes for MKEVILMIGANGQIGSELAAALRIKFGNENVITSDIREPKEIADGEIFETLNVLDKEAIKALILKYKPTQIYLLAAMLSATGEQYPQKAWDLNMNGLLNVLDLAVELGIKKIFWPSSIAVFGPHSPKENTPQYCVMDPNSIYGISKLAGERLCEYYHNKYGLDIRSVRYPGIISWRTEPGGGTTDYAVHIFFEAIRQGKYTSFLNAGTELPMLYMDDAVRGTIELMDAPSAGLTIRSSYNLAGVSFTPTEIAEEIKKILPNFEISYSDNDPRQAIADSWPKSINDDQARADWGWKPTFDLAGMAQDMLENLKTKLK; via the coding sequence ATGAAAGAAGTCATATTGATGATCGGAGCCAATGGTCAGATTGGTTCAGAGTTAGCTGCAGCATTGCGAATCAAGTTCGGAAACGAAAATGTTATCACCTCAGATATACGCGAACCCAAAGAGATTGCCGACGGTGAGATCTTTGAAACATTGAATGTATTGGACAAAGAAGCGATCAAAGCTTTGATCCTAAAATATAAACCTACCCAGATCTATTTATTGGCAGCGATGCTATCGGCTACTGGTGAGCAATACCCACAAAAAGCTTGGGACCTGAACATGAACGGTCTCTTGAATGTATTGGACCTAGCGGTGGAGTTGGGGATCAAGAAGATCTTCTGGCCTAGCTCGATTGCCGTATTTGGCCCACATTCACCAAAAGAGAACACGCCTCAATATTGTGTGATGGATCCGAATAGCATTTATGGAATCAGTAAATTGGCTGGAGAGCGTTTATGTGAATATTATCATAACAAATATGGTTTGGATATCCGCAGTGTTCGTTATCCGGGCATTATCTCTTGGCGAACCGAACCAGGAGGAGGTACCACGGACTATGCAGTCCATATCTTTTTTGAGGCAATCCGCCAAGGGAAATACACTTCCTTCCTGAATGCAGGAACTGAGTTGCCGATGTTGTACATGGATGATGCGGTTCGAGGGACCATTGAGTTAATGGACGCACCATCAGCGGGTTTGACGATCCGTTCCAGCTACAATCTTGCGGGGGTTAGTTTTACTCCGACAGAAATTGCTGAAGAAATTAAAAAAATTCTCCCTAATTTTGAAATCTCCTATTCAGACAATGATCCGCGTCAAGCAATTGCTGATTCATGGCCAAAGAGCATCAATGATGATCAAGCAAGAGCAGATTGGGGCTGGAAGCCGACATTTGATCTGGCAGGGATGGCACAAGACATGCTGGAGAATCTTAAAACAAAACTAAAATAA
- a CDS encoding YebC/PmpR family DNA-binding transcriptional regulator, translated as MGRAFEFRKERKFKRWAKMAVQFTRLGKEIAIAVKEGGPHPENNSRLRTAIQNAKAVNMPKDRVEAAIKRASEKDSKGYEEFVYEGYGPHGVPVLIETATDNTNRTVANVRSYFTKAGGSLGKTGSLDFIFQRKSVFRFPATDELDVEELELELIDGGLEELYVEADEEGNDIIVVQTSFEDFGNMQRLLEEKGIEVSSAKTERIALSHTTLSEEQAADVLKLIDKIEEDDDVQAVYHNMD; from the coding sequence ATGGGTAGAGCTTTCGAATTTAGAAAAGAAAGAAAATTTAAACGCTGGGCCAAAATGGCCGTTCAATTTACGCGTCTTGGAAAAGAAATTGCAATCGCAGTAAAAGAAGGCGGTCCTCACCCGGAGAACAATTCCCGCTTACGTACCGCAATCCAAAATGCTAAGGCAGTGAACATGCCGAAGGATCGTGTGGAAGCGGCTATTAAAAGAGCCTCTGAGAAGGATTCAAAAGGTTACGAAGAATTTGTATACGAAGGATACGGTCCTCATGGAGTTCCTGTATTGATCGAAACCGCTACTGATAATACCAACAGAACAGTAGCAAATGTTAGAAGTTATTTTACCAAAGCTGGTGGATCCCTAGGTAAAACCGGATCCCTGGATTTTATCTTTCAAAGGAAATCTGTATTCCGCTTTCCGGCTACCGATGAGCTCGATGTGGAAGAACTTGAGTTGGAATTAATCGACGGAGGTCTGGAAGAATTATATGTGGAGGCTGATGAGGAAGGAAACGATATTATCGTGGTACAAACTTCCTTTGAGGACTTTGGAAACATGCAACGCCTTTTAGAAGAAAAAGGGATTGAAGTTTCTTCCGCAAAAACAGAACGTATAGCTTTATCGCATACGACCCTGTCTGAAGAGCAAGCTGCTGACGTCCTAAAATTGATCGATAAGATCGAAGAAGATGATGACGTACAAGCGGTATATCACAACATGGACTAA